A segment of the Paramisgurnus dabryanus chromosome 5, PD_genome_1.1, whole genome shotgun sequence genome:
TTCAGACCTGTTTTCCTTTTATTCAACAAAATAATGCTGTAGTCAGGTCAAGAAAGAGCTTAATCGCTATTTTGTCTATTATCATGACAGGTGGAAATCATTAAGTGTCTGCTTCATTATTAGCAAACAAGAGTGCTTTAATAAAGCTATCGGACAACTCGGATTTAGAATATGTTTTACTTAAAACTCGTCTCTAATGAAAATTAACAatgattttactacagttaaataaaaataaaaacatgttatagtgtagtaaaaccatggttttgctaatagtagcATAATGACAAAAACATGgttttataatataattttaaatatattttttcgattatatatgtttacaaaaaatatttttcaccaatatatattttttgtccatttttgtatatttttaaaataaatatattttaaagcatttatacttcccattaaaagaaaaactttgtatgccgcaaaactgtaaacataacataaatatattttctaatAACTTATAATTAATACTTGTTATACTTATACATACAATATTTTGAccatatattttttgccttatgCTATTGGTTATAAAATTAGAAATTTATTTGTTGTCCCTGAAATACGTTTTGAAATGTATGTAAATAtttgaaggttaaaactaaatttatttttaaattcaaaaatatatttaattaagctgtattttttacaaaatgtattatatgtttttttttttttttttttgctttatgggctacacttttaccacagaATAAGTGGTTAATTTTCTTAAAGggaaatgtaagagctgtccaaactgaaaacaacttgcaccgacatatcttaaaatacatcagtgccctttgttttgcctaaaAATGCACGGCAGTCATATTTTTAGTAaggaatgtttgttaaaactcgTAATAGTCCTGGCTTAAATTAATCCCTGACCGGGAAACCACCCTTCTAGGTTTAAAGTGAATTTCTTTATacatgtaactacagaaatctGTATAAATTTCATTTACcatcaaaatgaaaaaaaaaagtataaatataaataacataaacattCTTCAAACTGCTATAATGGGAAAGGTAACAAAGAAAAATCAAaccatccaaaattcaaagaaaaaagtaaacgaAATACTTTTCAGCACAGTTTTTTTATCTAAAGCCATTTATAAAGTGCATACATTTTGTAAATACTTGATTACACCCACAATTGTGATATAAATGCTATACAGTATATAAGAGCATTTACTCTAAAAGTAAAAATCGCTGCTTGAGAAAACAAACAGATGTTAGACCTTTATTGTTACTAAGCCTTGTGACAACTTTCCTGTATGACAACTGGCTCTGGCCAGAAAAACGAACAATGTCATGTTCAATGTACAGGTTTATTTATCATGCACTACACCATCGCAAATGCACTACacaaacattttgaaatgattTTTAGACATTAATGTATAGGCcttatttaaaaatgtccttTTATGTTGTAGGCCCACCTCGTTACATTTCTAAGGATTTAGAATAAAGATTTAATGAAAAGAAAAAGCCAGAAGAAATATAAGACCAGCCAGGAGCACCGCCATAGCCAAAGACAAGATGACTGTGATGACCACCATGGCTCCACTGCGAGCCTGCAGGCCATTATTAATTTGACGAAAATCACTCActggaaaacaaacaagacagaCAAACCTGATCACTGCGTCATATCATATTAAAACAAACCCCACATCTACAGCTCATATGAAAAAAGTTTGTAGACCTGCTGTTTCAAAGGAGTGAGATTTAACCCCTTACCCACTGCAGGCCTTTATGAATTGGGTGGGGGGATAAAAAGGTGATATAcacctttaaattaaaataaatttggcTTTTTTGGTTTTGAAGCCTAATCTTGATCTTGATGAAGTTTGTGTCAAGTGTCTACAATGGCTGGGttgtttttgacccataatgggtaaatattggacagaacacatgctgggttaaaaatgacccaatgttgagttgttgttatgcaaccatggggtataataacccagcagttgggttaaaataacccagcattgggtcaatttttaacccagtatgtcttctgtccaatatttacccattatgggtcaaaaacaaCCCAGGCATCATttactgtgctgcttcacactgactgcactttTTCCAATTATTTTTATTCccgttttattctttttaacacattttaaatacaaatcacatttattttcttttaattgttattttaaattctaatgtttctttattttttgtgattttattgtttgcctcgtatttttacatttttaagcaCTTTGAATCACCTCTATGAataaaatgtgctatacaaataaacttgccttgccaaaaaatgtaataaagtatatattgtatacataaaagtataaaaagaaaaatgtttcatgacagaAAAACAAATTTAAGTCATAACTGTGAtgcaaatttcaagttaaagtttagtttcaagCAATTACAGTTTAGTTCAATCACACAAATGTAGTTGTTTTACCAACAGatgccactaggtgtcaacggtttgctgcatacgcttgtcacaaattaataaattactgttttgaaatatgacatTTCCAATGATTTGTTTGTCATGATTAGATGAAAATTAACATGataaatattgaagtaaactctGTATTATGGCTTAAAGGGataactttaaaattaaaattctgttatcatttcctcatcctcatgttgttctaaacctgtatgaatttcttgaAATGAAAgacattttgagaaatgatggtaaacacacagcagaaagtgaccatagacttccatagtaggaataaaaaaatgatggaatttaatgggtaccatcaactgcgtgcccatcatttatcacaatacttccaaaatattttttcctactatggaagtcaatggtcactatctgctatgtgttaccatcatttctcaaatatcttcttttgtgttcatcagaaaaataattcatacagattaagaaaaacatgaggatgagtaaatgatgacagaatattcaCTTTAAAGCATCACAGTTTCATTTCACTCATTGGTTTCAATCAGTGCATAAagatatacaaataaaaaacgtTACCAGTTGTAGTTGTATCAGTCAGTGGTAAGCTTGTGTCGTTTTTTATATTGTACCACATGCTGAAAGAGAAAACCATTTGAGATCAGACTTAGAGTAAACACTGACATACAATATGTTTCAATGCCGCACCCATCTCTCTTTTGCACCCCATTGCAAACGTACACACACCTGTATTTGGTTCCAGTTTTGAGGTTGTTCAGGAGATAACCCTGCTTAGACTGGGTGTCATTGCACGTTGGAACCACAAACGATTTGGTATCTGTAGCACAAATCAAATCCTTAATAGCTTAAATGTTTACCTGTTATGTCAGGTGTTGCAGTATATATCAGTCGTGTATTTCATGgccatttaaaaatgaatgatacACACTGTTTTGATTGCCACTGAATTCCTGGTACAGCAGATTAGCCATCTTATTCCCGTAAGAAGTACAGTCAGGAAGACGGAGTAGAAAAGCATCTGAAAATATGCCGGTCAGCACCCCATCCGACTGAGGATTCAGCAAGCTGATGTCCAGTGCtaacaaataaataacaacatcaGCAAGACTTAAAAGCAGTGTTGTAGAATTTACTCACATTTGTTGCCATATATCattaatatttagatttttttcttcaaactcCTCACCCATGAGGTTTCTCAGCGCTATCTGTTTTTACCTGCAAAGTTTAGAGGACACAATGTCCCCACGATGAAGAGCACAGCCAGCATAATGTTCACAAGCGTCCAGGTCAGTCTCGAAGTGCTTGGGATGACACGGCAGGATGGGAAAATTTCACCCGTGGTTAAAACCAGGCAAGTAGGCTGGAAAGACTGGATTGAACCAATCAGTGGGCACAGCAAACTGGTTTAGCTGGGTGGATTTAGCCCTTCCCAAAATACACCCTTAATCCGTTATACAAAATCTAACTGACACAATAAATTGTTTCTTACATACATTGAGAGTCTCTTAGTTGGACAATGACTAAGTCTTTACATCACTTTGTATTAAAGTACATTGTTAGTCATCTTTGAAGTACTGTCTGCGAGTGTCATTAAAATATGTATCAAGGACACAAGGAAAATTAACCAGAAAATATAATGTTAGTTAGGTTTACATGTTGTCtacattaaatgttttttttttaatctatttgtagtTTTAATCAGCCCAGATATTTTTAAGCACATATGAAGGGTTTGGTTTCAAAAAGAGATAAAATTgttgtcaaaacatttttattatcatgtttttattgtgctaTTAGCTGTATTTTAAGGCAATATATTATACTCAGATATAAGAAGGTTATGTAAATATAGTATTGGTAAAAAGTGATATCAAACTTTGAGTCATCTTCGCTCTTAGTTCAGATATTTGATGCATTTCAGTAaaaattgtgtttgttttgtttggaatATAAATTGAAGCTCAGCTTTGAGAAGAATATAAGAAGCCTTGGCAAAAATGACACACGTGCAAAGTTTCTAAATATAGCCCAGGACAATGCCAACAAAATATTACCACAAGAGAGGatcaacaataataataacagaaAAGGTTGTGAATGTATGTTTTATTACCTGAGAGCTTTTAGATTTTTCAATAGATGTTTggtatttaaaggggccatgtcactttttaagctgtcaaataaatctttggtgtccccagagcacatatgtgaagttttggGTCAAAAAaaccatataaataatatattgtagcatgttaaaattgacactttataggggtgagcaaaaatgtgccgttttgggtgtgccttttgaaatgcaaatgagcggatgaagtggaaacactgatcacaatgatggtggtttgaaaCTCAATggttctgtgaattattttctatCTCTCTGCACtcaatggcagtgctgtggttggatagtgcagattaaggggtggttttattataataagagctccttatgacatcataaggagagccaaatttcaactacctattttttcacatgcttgtagagaatggtttaccaaaactgagttattgggttgatctttttcacataatttgatGGTTTAATCTAACCTGAGGGTGcattaataacaaatatttcACAAATATTCCCTTCGGACATCACTTTTTGCCACTACTGCACATGACAAATGTTAAAAGTTATGATGTTAAAAGAATCTGATGAATCACACAAACTGTTATTTCTTTTCtccaatttttattaaatacatacaGGTAATCACAGTGCAGCCTGAATGTTATGTAGTACATACCTTGTAGATTATCTTTAAACACCTACAAGTTACACCAATTTTTTCCCCTAACTTTTTACAATCTTATAAAAGATTGGCACAACACTAAATAAATTTTGGGCCTTTGTAAGGTTCCATTTCTCCtcagtttattaataataaacttGACAGCCCTCAGGATGCCTCAGCATTAGGTTAAGGTCATACCATTTTCTGACTTGACAATTCCTTAACAAGTTCCAATTTTTAACCCAGTCCTGGAGCGCCCCCTGCTGCATTTTTGCGATGTCTCCCGCAAGAACAGAGGTGGTGTGTCCATGTGCTTCTTTAAAATGTGCAGTAGAGGGCGCTGCAGCACAGGATTTCGAATCAATTCTTATAACTGAGCTTTAGGTCATTTTCTTGCTGCATCAAGTCACAGACTACTGTCATGATATTCTCCTTGTAAAACGTATTGATACAATATTAAACTCATTTCAAAGCAGCCCCAAATCTTGATTCTTTGTTTCATGatccacactgaaaaaaaaaatattattcaatatactcaatttttttaaggtaagtggttgcaatcaattaaattaagctacatttaaacgaaaaaaaaaaaaagta
Coding sequences within it:
- the upk2 gene encoding uroplakin-2, with amino-acid sequence MLAVLFIVGTLCPLNFAALDISLLNPQSDGVLTGIFSDAFLLRLPDCTSYGNKMANLLYQEFSGNQNNTKSFVVPTCNDTQSKQGYLLNNLKTGTKYSMWYNIKNDTSLPLTDTTTTVSDFRQINNGLQARSGAMVVITVILSLAMAVLLAGLIFLLAFSFH